GTTTACCGCGCCGCTTTCACATTCTTTTTCTTGGGAAGAATGTAGGCGCGAACGTAGAAGTTGGTAAATAGAACTATGAATACCACAGATACGTATGAGCCCCACGTTGCTGAAAGGCGGGATGTGGTGCAGTCGGGCTGCTGGAGGATGTAGATGCAGTGCGACAGAACGATCACGAACTGGACCAGCTGGACGACGGTGATGTACTTCTTCCACCACAGATTCGCCTGCCTATCCTGGCCGAGAGAGGACTGGTAGTAGTAGGCGTACATCATAATGTGCACGACCACGTTAAAGTTGATCAGGAATAGGCCGTGACCGCCGTAGCCATAATAGTACATGTACAAGAAACAAATGTACACCATGTACACGTGGTGGAAGACGTGCAAGAAGGTGATCTGCCTATCCTTCTTTCGCAG
This genomic window from Drosophila gunungcola strain Sukarami chromosome 3R, Dgunungcola_SK_2, whole genome shotgun sequence contains:
- the LOC128259251 gene encoding elongation of very long chain fatty acids protein F-like; this translates as MFAQMMDFLNRTPPDPVRLPFTSSHWPVLAILTAYMVLIKVVGPMFMKNRKAYDLREAIKAYNIVQIVYNIIMFVSIAYFMLGPGNYNFKCISNLPLDHEYKTWERWVSYTYFFNKLMDLLETFFFVLRKKDRQITFLHVFHHVYMVYICFLYMYYYGYGGHGLFLINFNVVVHIMMYAYYYQSSLGQDRQANLWWKKYITVVQLVQFVIVLSHCIYILQQPDCTTSRLSATWGSYVSVVFIVLFTNFYVRAYILPKKKNVKAAR